A portion of the Tachysurus fulvidraco isolate hzauxx_2018 chromosome 8, HZAU_PFXX_2.0, whole genome shotgun sequence genome contains these proteins:
- the irf9 gene encoding interferon regulatory factor 9, translated as MPSGKMRCTRRLRSWMVEQVSSGKYRGLVWDDDEKTMFRIPWKHAAKHDFRCDEDAAIFKAWAEFKGKLSENEPAGPASWKTRLRCALNKSPEFSEVTERSQLDISEPYKVYRLVPLDEQGLTEVKKEEEEKDVRRSKRNKRRSTSETSEESPKNKIKIEEAAVAVQSITRELDATTETTIAFHPDEPTECADMMKKDEVIDEIQFNLTVETAPPPGTARECPSFFIRVFYLGEEVLKKEVMSDDVRIAFFPPSPAPPSIHSTNFPQVRLPPPPSKFTPNQISSLSTLMPFMEGGVVLTTSSRGVYAKRLCRGRVFWKGPHTLTNTGSKMERGVKPTLIFNRQFFKQELEQFNNEGKEPESEITLCFGEELLEDDDISKKLIIIKISLPWAEKQKEMQAWAQSMSLLQSLAQQSPSGEITLNLVELPVQTFDML; from the exons aTGCCGTCGGGTAAAATGCGCTGTACTCGCCGGCTTCGCTCATGGATGGTGGAACAG gtgagcAGCGGGAAATATCGTGGTCTTGTATGGGACGACGATGAGAAGACTATGTTTCGTATCCCATGGAAACATGCTGCCAAACATGACTTCCGCTGTGATGAGGACGCTGCGATCTTCAAG GCATGGGCAGAGTTTAAGGGGAAGTTGTCTGAGAATGAACCTGCCGGTCCCGCTTCTTGGAAGACACGTCTGCGATGTGCTCTGAATAAAAGTCCTGAGTTCAGTGAGGTCACTGAAAGGTCACAGCTTGACATCTCTGAGCCCTACAAAGTGTACCGGCTTGTCCCACTCGATGAGCAGG GACTGACTGAggtgaagaaagaagaagaggagaaagacGTGCGGAGGAGTAAACGCAATAAGAGGAGGAGCACCTCAGAGACAAGCGAAGAGAGTCCAAAAAACAAGATTAAAATAGAGGAGGCAGCTGTTGCAGTGCAGAGCATTACTAGG GAACTTGACGCCACTACAGAAACTACCATTGCTTTTCATCCGGATGAGCCAACAGAGTGTGCTGACATGATGAAGAAAGACGAAG TCATCGATGAGATTCAGTTCAACCTCACAGTGGAAACCGCCCCTCCTCCCGGAACAGCCAGAG aATGCCCCTCGTTCTTTATCAGGGTTTTTTACCTTGGAGAAGAGGTGCTAAAGAAAGAGGTGATGAGCGATGACGTTCGAATCGCTTTCTTCCCGCCATCCCCGGCTCCACCGTCTATACACAGCACGAATTTCCCCCAAGttcgtcttcctcctcctccctccaaATTTACGCCCAATCAGATCAGTTCCCTTTCCACCCTGATGCCGTTTATGGAAGGCGGCGTTGTTCTCACTACGTCGAGTCGAGGTGTTTACGCCAAACGTCTCTGTCGGGGACGAGTCTTCTGGAAGGGACCGCACACGCTCACTAACACGGGAAGCAAAATGGAGAGAGGCGTAAAACCGACCCTGATATTTAACAGACAATTCTTCAAACAAG AGTTGGAGCAGTTCAATAATGAAGGAAAAGAACCTGAAAGTGAGATCACACTCTGTTTTGGAGAGGAACTTTTGGAGGATGACGACATTTCAAAGAAACTTATCATTATTAAG ATCAGTCTGCCTTGGGCTGAGAAACAGAAGGAAATGCAAGCATGGGCGCAGTCCATGTCCTTGCTGCAGAGTTTAGCTCAGCAGTCACCATCAGGAGAAATCACCCTCAATCTGGTGGAGCTTCCTGTTCAGACATTCGACATGCTCTGA
- the emc9 gene encoding ER membrane protein complex subunit 9 encodes MSEVELSCLACVKMFLHTSVYPRCSVNGLLLAPAGGVCDEGVCVTDCVPLLHSHLPLAMIAQLALTQVDMWCSQTQQRIVGYYQANANLSDCSPTACAFKMADKIVEQSSNAVLLMIDGKKMSPGYRVPPIVMYEHKDSRWTLKDKHTIMLRQWEETRAVTAQLLNSGDHTLLVDFDNHLDDITKDWTNQKLNAKVMELVCPANGSM; translated from the exons aTGTCTGAGGTGGAGTTATCATGCTTGGCGTGTGTAAAGATGTTCCTGCACACTAGTGTGTATCCAcgctgcagtgtgaacgggctGCTGTTAGCACCtgcaggaggtgtgtgtgacgaaggtgtgtgtgtgacagactgTGTCCCTCTACTGCACTCTCATCTTCCACTGGCCATGATCGCTCAGCTTGCtctcacacag GTGGACATGTGGTGTTCTCAGACGCAGCAGAGGATTGTGGGATATTACCAGGCTAATGCTAATCTGTCTGACTGCAG TCCAACTGCATGTGCTTTCAAAATGGCAGACAAAATCGTGGAGCAGAGCAGCAACGCAGTGTTACTGatg ATCGATGGAAAGAAAATGTCACCTGGATATCGTGTTCCTCCGATAGTGATGTACGAGCATAAAGACTCACGATGGACcttaaaagacaaacacac taTAATGCTCCGCCAGTGGGAGGAAACCCGAGCAGTCACCGCTCAGTTACTGAACTCCGGGGATCACACATTGTTGGTTGACTTTGACAACCATTTGGATGACATCACAAAGGACTGGACCAATCAGAAACTCAATGCTAAGGTCATGGAGCTCGTCTGTCCAGCTAACGGCAGCATGTAA